The following are encoded in a window of Acropora muricata isolate sample 2 chromosome 6, ASM3666990v1, whole genome shotgun sequence genomic DNA:
- the LOC136919535 gene encoding uncharacterized protein has product MERGFLWIMLAIQFTITLLTNSSSAVTSSSTSSSSTTTSAQSPSATPSQSFSSSSATSDPLNSTPTTETPDGGDSSFNNAFPVTSSSTLSPSTPASAQSPSTTPLESSSNSFSTPLSLNSTSTADSGGSSINSASSAVSASSSMQQTPTVPSHSTTTSTSPVNSTQGAMKSSTSVNQIQSTNLKTSQSSSTYSQNPPRSPSPSFNCASWSVKQGGCSETCSNVGGTVTETCQCISNSITILQRSVCENYGINTTRTGKCAKLCPASGTNALGSLSWIVAVQCSLAMFILLT; this is encoded by the exons ATGGAGCGAGGATTTCTTTGGATTATGCTTGCGATTCAGTTCACAATAACACTTCTAACAAATTCATCGTCAGCAGTTACAAGCTCATCAACGTCATCATCGTCAACTACGACGTCAGCACAGTCACCCTCGGCTACTCCTTCACAATCTTTCTCAAGCAGTTCTGCAACCTCAGATCCACTAAATTCGACGCCCACAACTGAAACACCTGACGGCGGCGACTCCAGTTTCAATAATGCCTTTCCTGTTACAAGCTCATCAACGTTATCACCGTCAACTCCGGCGTCAGCACAGTCACCGTCGACTACTCCTTTAGAATCCTCCTCGAATAGCTTTTCAACCCCACTTTCACTGAATTCGACGTCAACAGCTGATAGTGGCGGATCCAGTATTAACAGTGCGTCTTCAGCGGTGTCTGCAAGCAGCTCGATGCAACAAACGCCAACTGTCCCATCGCATTCCACAACAACATCGACCTCGCCTGTTAATTCGACTCAGGGAGCTATGAAAAGCAGCACTTCTGTCAATCAGATTCAATCCACCAACCTTAAAACCAGCCAGTCAAGTTCTACCTACTCTCAGAACCCTCCACGGTCACCTTCAC CGTCCTTCAACTGTGCAAGCTGGTCTGTCAAGCAAGGAGGCTGTTCTGAGACCTGTTCAAACGTGGGCGGAACTGTCACGGAGACTTGTCAATGTATTTCTAACTCAATTACTATTCTGCAAAGAAGTGTTTGTGAAAACTATGGTATTAACACAACAAGAACGGGAAAGTGCGCGAAACTTTGTCCAGCTTCAG GAACAAACGCTTTGGGGAGCCTGTCCTGGATTGTTGCAGTACAATGTTCGCTCGCCAT GTTTATACTGCTTACCTGA
- the LOC136919534 gene encoding uncharacterized protein isoform X2, with the protein MERGFLWILLMIEFTMTLATNSSPTVNVTSLSTLSLSTSTTKPLHAVTNSSSSTPTSPQTPSTAPLESSSSSSSTLLSSNSTSTADSGGSSIKSTSSAVSASNTMQQTVTVSSHYTITTTSSDNTSRGANTRSTAAVQTVISSNRQTSQSTSTYSQNLPWSPLGSSTLSSSTSTPPQSLSASDIPSKSSSSSSATSVPLNSTPTTLATGGGGDGGNSSLNTASPGPSLSSTMQQTSTVPSHSTTTSTSPVNLTQRAMTSSTSVNQIQSTNLKTSWSRSTYPQNPPRSSSPSFNCRSWSVKQGGCSETCSDVGGTVTETCQCISNSITIPERSVCENYGINTTRTGKCAKLCPASGTNALGSLSWIVAVQCSLAMFILLT; encoded by the exons ATGGAGCGAGGATTTCTCTGGATTTTACTTATGATCGAGTTCACAATGACACTTGCAACAAATTCATCGCCAACAGTTAATGTTACAAGCTTGTCGACGTTATCATTGTCAACTTCAACGACAAAACCGTTGCATGCAGTTACAAACTCATCATCGTCAACTCCGACGTCACCACAGACGCCGTCGACTGCCCCTTTAGAATCTTCCTCGAGCAGCTCTTCAACCCTACTTTCATCGAATTCGACGTCAACAGCTGACAGTGGCGGGTCCAGTATTAAGAGTACGTCTTCTGCGGTGTCTGCAAGCAACACAATGCAACAAACAGTAACTGTCTCCTCACACTACACAATAACGACGACCTCTTCTGATAATACGTCACGGGGAGCTAATACAAGAAGCACTGCTGCCGTTCAGACTGTAATCTCGTCCAACCGTCAAACCAGCCAGTCAACGTCTACCTACTCTCAAAACCTTCCATGGTCACCTTTGG GCTCATCAACGTTATCATCGTCAACTTCAACACCACCGCAGTCTCTCTCCGCCTCTGACATTCCTTCTAAATCTTCCTCGAGCAGTTCTGCAACCTCAGTTCCACTAAATTCGACGCCCACAACTCTAGCAACTGGCGGCGGCGGCGACGGCGGCAACTCCAGTTTAAATACTGCGTCTCCTGGGCCGTCTTTAAGTAGCACGATGCAACAGACGTCAACTGTCCCGTCGCATTCCACAACAACATCGACCTCGCCTGTTAATTTGACTCAGAGAGCTATGACAAGCAGCACTTCTGTCAATCAGATTCAATCCACCAACCTTAAAACCAGCTGGTCAAGGTCTACCTACCCTCAGAACCCTCCACGGTCATCTTCAC CGTCCTTCAACTGTAGAAGCTGGTCTGTCAAGCAAGGAGGCTGTTCTGAGACCTGTTCAGACGTGGGCGGAACTGTCACGGAGACTTGCCAATGTATTTCTAACTCAATTACTATTCCGGAAAGAAGTGTTTGTGAAAACTATGGTATTAACACAACAAGAACGGGAAAGTGCGCGAAACTTTGTCCAGCTTCAG GAACAAACGCTTTGGGGAGCCTGTCCTGGATTGTTGCAGTACAATGTTCGCTCGCCAT GTTTATACTGCTTACCTGA
- the LOC136919537 gene encoding uncharacterized protein produces the protein MERGFLWIVLVIQFTLVLPTNSSLSSTPTTQPSSSTPTSQPSSSTSTTQPSSSTSTTQPSSSTSTTQPSSSTPTTQPSWSTPTTQPSSSTPTSQPSSSTPMSQPSSSTPTTQPSPSSTSRKPVADAIQQTATVPSHSTTTSILSVNTTQGAITNSTAAKSTNPKTSQPTSTYSENPPRSPSPSFICTSWSVKQGGCSETCSNVGGPVTETCQCISNSITIRERSVCENYGINTTREGKCAKLCPATGTNALESLSWIVAVQCWLAMFILFT, from the exons ATGGAGCGAGGATTTCTCTGGATTGTGCTTGTGATTCAGTTTACATTAGTACTTCCAACAAATTCATCGCTATCATCAACTCCAACGACACAACCGTCTTCGTCAACTCCAACGTCACAACCGTCTTCGTCAACTTCAACGACACAACCGTCTTCGTCAACTTCAACGACACAACCGTCTTCGTCAACTTCAACGACACAACCGTCTTCGTCAACTCCAACGACACAACCGTCTTGGTCAACTCCAACGACACAACCGTCTTCGTCAACTCCAACGTCACAACCGTCTTCGTCAACTCCAATGTCACAACCGTCTTCGTCAACTCCAACGACACAACCGTCTCCGTCTTCCACATCTCGAAAACCTGTCGCCGACGCGATACAACAAACAGCAACTGTCCCGTCACACTCCACAACAACATCGATCTTGTCTGTTAATACGACTCAGGGAGCCATAACAAACAGCACTGCGGCCAAATCCACCAACCCTAAAACCAGCCAGCCAACGTCAACATACTCAGAGAACCCTCCACGGTCACCTTCAC CGTCCTTCATCTGTACAAGCTGGTCTGTCAAGCAAGGAGGCTGTTCTGAGACCTGTTCAAACGTGGGCGGACCTGTCACGGAGACTTGCCAATGTATTTCTAACTCAATTACTATTCGGGAAAGAAGTGTTTGTGAAAACTATGGTATTAACACAACAAGAGAGGGAAAGTGCGCGAAACTTTGTCCAGCTACAG GAACAAACGCTTTGGAGAGCCTGTCCTGGATTGTTGCAGTACAATGTTGGCTCGCCAT gTTTATACTGTTTACCTGA
- the LOC136919534 gene encoding uncharacterized protein isoform X1 — protein MERGFLWILLMIEFTMTLATNSSPTVNVTSLSTLSLSTSTTKPLHAVTNSSSSTPTSPQTPSTAPLESSSSSSSTLLSSNSTSTADSGGSSIKSTSSAVSASNTMQQTVTVSSHYTITTTSSDNTSRGANTRSTAAVQTVISSNRQTSQSTSTYSQNLPWSPLVYAAGSSTLSSSTSTPPQSLSASDIPSKSSSSSSATSVPLNSTPTTLATGGGGDGGNSSLNTASPGPSLSSTMQQTSTVPSHSTTTSTSPVNLTQRAMTSSTSVNQIQSTNLKTSWSRSTYPQNPPRSSSPSFNCRSWSVKQGGCSETCSDVGGTVTETCQCISNSITIPERSVCENYGINTTRTGKCAKLCPASGTNALGSLSWIVAVQCSLAMFILLT, from the exons ATGGAGCGAGGATTTCTCTGGATTTTACTTATGATCGAGTTCACAATGACACTTGCAACAAATTCATCGCCAACAGTTAATGTTACAAGCTTGTCGACGTTATCATTGTCAACTTCAACGACAAAACCGTTGCATGCAGTTACAAACTCATCATCGTCAACTCCGACGTCACCACAGACGCCGTCGACTGCCCCTTTAGAATCTTCCTCGAGCAGCTCTTCAACCCTACTTTCATCGAATTCGACGTCAACAGCTGACAGTGGCGGGTCCAGTATTAAGAGTACGTCTTCTGCGGTGTCTGCAAGCAACACAATGCAACAAACAGTAACTGTCTCCTCACACTACACAATAACGACGACCTCTTCTGATAATACGTCACGGGGAGCTAATACAAGAAGCACTGCTGCCGTTCAGACTGTAATCTCGTCCAACCGTCAAACCAGCCAGTCAACGTCTACCTACTCTCAAAACCTTCCATGGTCACCTTTGG TTTATGCTGCAGGCTCATCAACGTTATCATCGTCAACTTCAACACCACCGCAGTCTCTCTCCGCCTCTGACATTCCTTCTAAATCTTCCTCGAGCAGTTCTGCAACCTCAGTTCCACTAAATTCGACGCCCACAACTCTAGCAACTGGCGGCGGCGGCGACGGCGGCAACTCCAGTTTAAATACTGCGTCTCCTGGGCCGTCTTTAAGTAGCACGATGCAACAGACGTCAACTGTCCCGTCGCATTCCACAACAACATCGACCTCGCCTGTTAATTTGACTCAGAGAGCTATGACAAGCAGCACTTCTGTCAATCAGATTCAATCCACCAACCTTAAAACCAGCTGGTCAAGGTCTACCTACCCTCAGAACCCTCCACGGTCATCTTCAC CGTCCTTCAACTGTAGAAGCTGGTCTGTCAAGCAAGGAGGCTGTTCTGAGACCTGTTCAGACGTGGGCGGAACTGTCACGGAGACTTGCCAATGTATTTCTAACTCAATTACTATTCCGGAAAGAAGTGTTTGTGAAAACTATGGTATTAACACAACAAGAACGGGAAAGTGCGCGAAACTTTGTCCAGCTTCAG GAACAAACGCTTTGGGGAGCCTGTCCTGGATTGTTGCAGTACAATGTTCGCTCGCCAT GTTTATACTGCTTACCTGA